Proteins found in one Camelus bactrianus isolate YW-2024 breed Bactrian camel chromosome X, ASM4877302v1, whole genome shotgun sequence genomic segment:
- the H2BW2 gene encoding histone H2B type F-M, which yields MAEPRSAHTSEEIVDTGEPKEAECKSPEQKTPKQKTPVRRQRRRRRPADDFASFATYFRRVLKRVHTGLSLSQEAVSVMDSIVKDIFERIASEAARLARSKKRVTITYEDIQTSVCLLLPGKIGKFAVSKGTNALIKYILCE from the coding sequence ATGGCTGAGCCGCGGTCCGCCCACACTTCGGAGGAGATCGTGGACACCGGGGAGCCCAAAGAAGCCGAGTGCAAGAGCCCAGAGCAGAAGACGCCGAAGCAGAAGACACCCGTGCGCCGccaacgccgccgccgccgcccagcaGACGACTTCGCCAGTTTCGCCACTTACTTCCGCAGGGTGCTGAAGCGGGTGCACACAGGCCTGAGCCTCTCGCAGGAGGCCGTGAGCGTCATGGATTCGATCGTTAAGGACATCTTCGAGCGCATCGCCAGCGAGGCCGCGCGCCTGGCCCGCTCCAAAAAGCGCGTCACCATCACCTACGAAGACATCCAGACCTCGGTGTGCCTGCTGCTGCCTGGGAAGATCGGCAAGTTTGCCGTGTCCAAGGGCACTAACGCTCTCATCAAGTACATCTTGTGCGAATGA